Proteins encoded together in one Chelonoidis abingdonii isolate Lonesome George chromosome 1, CheloAbing_2.0, whole genome shotgun sequence window:
- the ZBED1 gene encoding E3 SUMO-protein ligase ZBED1, giving the protein MENKSLEGSPSDLKLVAHPRAKSKVWKYFGFDTNAEGCILQWKKIYCRICMAQIAYSGNTSNLSYHLEKNHPDEFCEFVKSNTEQMREAFATAFSKLKPESSQQVVQDTLIMKTSHNYENKKHQELTAAVISLICEGMYPSSIVDEPTFRALLRTADPRYELPSRKYFCTKAIPEKYNAIREIVLKELTEILWCGISTDMWRSENQNRSYVTLAVHFLNSSPSNCLAVNSRCLKTFEVPEENTAETITRVLYEIFIEWGINTKVFGATTDYGKDIVKACSLLDIPVQMPCLGQTFNAGIQQAFQLPKLCSLLARCRKLVEYFQQSTVAMYMLSEKQKQQNILHCMLVSDRVSWWGSTLAMLQRLKEQQFVIAAVLVEDSNNHHLMLEASEWNTIEGLVDLLQPFKQVAEMMSASKYPTISMVKPLLHMLLNTTLNIKENDLKEISMAKEVIAKELSTTYQHTPEIDMFLNVATFLDPRYKKLPFLSAFERQQVENRVVEEAKSLLEKVKENTFRPEEKFFTVSEEPPVKKIIISSTPPPTSAINNMLAEIFCQTGGVEDQEEWHAQIVEELSNFKSQKVLGLNEDPLKWWSDRLALFPVLPKVLQKYWCILATRVFPERLFGSSANVVSAKRNRLAPAHVDEQIFLYENTRNVSEAEPEDEDEGEWGLEQEQIFNLNDTVNVSSNFFNIRDSGFI; this is encoded by the coding sequence ATGGAGAATAAAAGCTTAGAAGGCTCGCCATCAGATCTAAAGTTAGTGGCTCATCCAAGAGCAAAGAGTAAAGTATGGAAGTACTTTGGGTTTGATACCAATGCAGAAGGATGCATATTACAGTGGAAGAAAATCTATTGCCGCATCTGCATGGCCCAAATTGCCTATTCAGGAAACACATCCAACCTTTCATACCACCTTGAGAAAAATCATCCTGATGAGTTCTGCGAATTTGTGAAAAGTAACACTGAGCAAATGAGGGAAGCGTTTGCTActgcattttcaaaactgaagcCAGAATCATCACAGCAGGTTGTTCAAGACACTTTAATTATGAAGACCAGCCacaattatgaaaacaaaaagcATCAAGAATTGACTGCTGCTGTGATTAGCCTAATTTGTGAGGGCATGTATCCTTCCTCTATTGTTGATGAACCCACATTCAGGGCACTTTTGAGAACGGCAGATCCTAGATATGAACTTCCTAGCAGGAAATATTTCTGCACAAAAGCAATTCCTGAAAAATACAATGCTATTAGAGAAATTGTGTTAAAAGAACTTACTGAAATTCTATGGTGTGGCATATCCACTGATATGTGGAGAAGTGAAAACCAGAATAGATCGTATGTAACACTTGCAGTTCATTTTCTGAACAGTAGCCCTTCTAACTGTCTGGCTGTTAACTCCCggtgtttaaaaacatttgaagTGCCAGAGGAAAATACTGCAGAAACTATTACACGAGTCCTCTATGAAATCTTTATTGAATGGGGGATCAATACAAAAGTCTTTGGTGCTACAACAGATTATGGTAAAGACATTGTGAAAGCTTGCTCTCTCCTAGATATTCCAGTACAAATGCCTTGTTTGGGGCAGACTTTTAATGCAGGAATACAACAAGCTTTTCAGCTTCCAAAACTGTGCAGCCTCCTTGCTAGGTGCCGAAAACTGGTGGAATATTTTCAGCAATCCACAGTCGCAATGTACATGTTAAGTGAGAAGCAGAAGCAACAAAATATTCTCCACTGTATGCTTGTAAGTGATCGTGTTTCCTGGTGGGGAAGCACACTTGCCATGTTGCAACGTCTTAAGGAACAGCAGTTTGTAATTGCAGCAGTTCTTGTGGAGGACAGCAATAACCACCATCTGATGCTGGAAGCCAGTGAATGGAATACAATTGAAGGCCTGGTGGACTTACTTCAACCCTTTAAACAGGTTGCTGAGATGATGTCTGCTTCAAAATATCCAACAATAAGTATGGTGAAACCCCTGCTCCACATGCTTCTAAATACCACATTGAACATCAAAGAGAATGATTTGAAAGAAATTAGCATGGCCAAGGAAGTGATAGCCAAAGAGTTATCAACAACATACCAGCATACACCTGAGATAGACATGTTTCTCAATGTTGCAACTTTTCTGGACCCTAGGTACAAAAAACTACCTTTCCTTTCAGCATTTGAACGGCAACAGGTAGAAAACAGAGTGGTGGAGGAAGCAAAAAGCCTTttggaaaaagtaaaagaaaacactTTCAGGCCTGAAGAAAAGTTCTTTACAGTGTCAGAAGAGCCACctgtgaaaaaaataatcatcTCCTCTACTCCTCCCCCTACCAGCGCAATCAATAACATGCTTGCAGAAATATTTTGCCAAACAGGAGGGGTGGAAGACCAAGAGGAATGGCATGCTCAGATTGTTGAGGAATTGAGCAACTTTAAGTCACAAAAGGTTCTTGGTCTAAATGAAGACCCACTTAAGTGGTGGTCTGACAGACTAGCATTATTTCCTGTTTTACCAAAGGTACTTCAGAAATATTGGTGTATACTAGCCACAAGAGTCTTCCCTGAACGCCTTTTTGGTTCCTCTGCTAATGTTGTAAGTGCTAAGAGAAACCGGTTAGCCCCAGCTCATGTTGATGAGCAGATCTTCTTGTACGAAAACACTCGCAATGTGTCTGAAGCAGAACCTGAAGATGAGGATGAAGGCGAGTGGGGCTTGGAACAGGaacagatttttaatttaaatgacacAGTAAATGTAAGCAGCAATTTCTTTAATATTCGAGACAGTGGGTTCATTTAA